In Novosphingobium kaempferiae, the DNA window GCATCGACCAGTTCGCGGCCCGCGCCGTGCCAGCCCTCGATCCCCTCGGCGAGCCAGCGGACGTGCGCGACACCGCCTCTGGCCAGCCGTCGCGCGGCGTTCCAGCCCATCCAGCAGTCGGTGCGGCAGAACGTCACCACCGGCAGATGCGCCTTGGCCACTTCCGCCAGCAGCCCCTGCCACAGCAGCGGATCGACCGGACTGCGGCCGGTTTCCGGGTGCCACAGCGCGCCGGAGATCGTCTGGTGCGCCTCGCTCAGCGTCCATTGCCCGGTCGCGGGATCGCGGCGGCCCGCCTCCACCGGCAGCACGTCGAGGAACAGCGCATCGCGGCCGGGCGTCAGCTTCAGCGCGTCGGTCAGGGCGATGCGGCGGGCGGGAGATGGCACCCGATCCACCGGAGCGCGGTAGCGGCGGGCGCGATATCCGGCCGCATCGAAGTCGTCTCCGGCGGCATGGGCTGAGGGCGCGCAGAGCCACGCCAGCAGCCAGCCGAGCGTCGTTCTGCGGCAGATTTGCGCCATTTCCGCTGCCTTTCCAGCCTCATCCCAAGGTCCAATATGGCGCGGGATGCGGGCGGACTACATTGGCCCTTGGTATGATCCGCAAGAAGATCCTGCTCGCCCTCCTCGCGCCCCTTGCCGCGCTTTCCCCGGCGGTTTCCGCGCGCGAGGCGCTGCCGCCCGACCCGCTGAAATCGCCGATGTGGGCATATCATGCCGAGCGGCTGTTCGGCGATGCGCCGGTGCGCTTCGACCCGGCGGTCAGGCTCGAAATCCCACAGATCGCCGAGAACCAGCGGGTGTTTCCCGTCACCGTCGATGCCCGGAGAATCGCCGGAGTCCGGCGCATCCTGCTGTTCGCGGACCTCAATCCGATCCCCGTCGCGGTGGACTACGCGCCCAGCGCCGCCGCGCCGTTTCTGGCGACGCGGATCAAGCTGGACCAGCGCAC includes these proteins:
- a CDS encoding rhodanese, encoding MAQICRRTTLGWLLAWLCAPSAHAAGDDFDAAGYRARRYRAPVDRVPSPARRIALTDALKLTPGRDALFLDVLPVEAGRRDPATGQWTLSEAHQTISGALWHPETGRSPVDPLLWQGLLAEVAKAHLPVVTFCRTDCWMGWNAARRLARGGVAHVRWLAEGIEGWHGAGRELVDAEPVVIAAP